One Littorina saxatilis isolate snail1 unplaced genomic scaffold, US_GU_Lsax_2.0 scaffold_767, whole genome shotgun sequence genomic region harbors:
- the LOC138956204 gene encoding uncharacterized protein: MREKRGTGRRKRVTGDGIMPVDWNSFLRVDQNKQELFSFLGQKVIELDTDKLVITTQGPIVLSNRPLDAQTKLSPCSHEEADTRLIVHLSDAANNHRRILIRTVDTDVVVLAIAAAARHPGLEVWIAVGVGQNYRYISAHDIASMLGPEKASCLPLFHSFSGCDTVSSFSSIGKKTAWDVWYLFPDISEAFQSLSEAPTEISAYDRALLERYVVLLYDRTSNFPDVNSARGHLFAKVGSQIDNIPPTSEALLQHARRAVYQGGHIWGQAEVATPSLPNPGDWGWQFVNGAWQPFWTALDEASKTCRELWKCGCKKGCKSMRCRCRKAVLKCTALCKCTCVPAC, translated from the coding sequence atgagagaaaaaagaggAACAGGTCGACGGAAACGGGTAACAGGTGATGGGATCATGCCAGTTGACTGGAACAGCTTTCTCCGTGTCGACCAAAACAAACAGGAACTGTTCAGTTTCTTGGGGCAGAAGGTGATCGAACTTGACACAGACAAACTCGTCATTACAACCCAAGGCCCCATTGTTCTCTCCAACCGCCCACTTGATGCCCAGACAAAACTGTCACCATGCAGTCATGAGGAAGCTGACACCAGATTGATTGTACACCTCTCCGATGCAGCTAATAATCACAGGCGGATCCTGATAAGAACGGTGGATACTGATGTTGTTGTGCTCGCCATTGCTGCTGCTGCCCGTCACCCTGGGCTTGAAGTGTGGATCGCTGTGGGAGTCGGCCAGAATTACCGGTACATCTCTGCACATGACATCGCCAGCATGTTGGGACCAGAAAAAGCCAGCTGTCTGCCACTGTTCCACAGCTTCAGCGGCTGTGATACGGTCTCGTCGTTCAGCAGCATTGGAAAGAAAACAGCATGGGATGTGTGGTACCTGTTTCCTGACATCAGCGAGGCCTTCCAGTCTCTGTCAGAAGCACCCACAGAGATCTCCGCATATGACAGAGCCTTGCTGGAGAGATATGTTGTACTTTTGTATGACAGAACAAGCAACTTTCCGGATGTCAACTCTGCGAGGGGACACCTGTTTGCAAAGGTTGGCAGCCAGATCGACAACATTCCTCCAACTAGCGAAGCCCTTTTGCAGCATGCAAGGAGAGCTGTTTATCAAGGAGGACATATCTGGGGTCAGGCTGAAGTCGCCACGCCTAGTCTTCCAAACCCTGGCGACTGGGGTTGGCAATTTGTCAATGGTGCTTGGCAACCATTCTGGACTGCCCTGGACGAGGCTTCGAAGACATGCCGTGAACTGTGGAAGTGTGGCTGCAAAAAGGGATGCAAGAGCATGCGGTGCCGGTGTCGTAAGGCTGTGTTGAAATGCACAGCACTTTGCAAGTGCACTTGTGTCCCTGCATGCTGA